The following coding sequences are from one Epinephelus fuscoguttatus linkage group LG5, E.fuscoguttatus.final_Chr_v1 window:
- the nek3 gene encoding serine/threonine-protein kinase Nek3 translates to MERYSLQKVIGEGSFGRALLVQCKSSQEEYVVKEIQLPKNQSKLESCRREAILLSRMKHPNIVAFREAFEADDLLCIVMEYCSGGDLLQKIRLQKTTLFSVDDILRWCAQMCAATHHIHDKRVLHRDLKSKNIFLTDNGTIKLGDFGSACILNSPKAYAQTYVGTPYYVAPEIWDNKPYNNKSDVWSLGCVLYELCTLRHPFQASSWKSLILKVCRGVYPALPNHLPYELQYLVKQMFKTNPKDRPSLHSILTSHRVSRLLRRHLPSQALEMQEQGRRKGRWNREEGEKVAHLLGEKSLMKSSTNEGMELPEVHCESREPVPRKQWTAEPSDTVLQVLANASLISSNSMASTNQTLIGSTHGSVSEEPEDSRPRRRWDRGPPERLLSLLEKARLNRAFSTFIIHTGGEDPLVGPLSQPRGDDTDGPEPEVTVDEERMQPRSDDEDTDFEEESPCDWMDEVEKMLSDH, encoded by the exons ATGGAGAGATACTCACTCCAGAAAGTCATCGGGGAAGGGTCTTTCGGTCGAGCTTTGTTAGTCCAGTGTAAAAGCAGTCAAGAGGAGTATGTGGTCAAAGAAATCCAGCTACCAAAG AATCAGTCCAAATTGGAGAGTTGTAGGAGAGAAGCCATCCTGCTGTCCAGAATGAAACATCCTAACATTGTGGCCTTCAGGGAGGCATTTGAAG CTGATGACCTCCTGTGTATTGTGATGGAGTACTGCAGTGGAGGAGACCTGCTCCAGAAGATCCGGCTACAGAAAACTACGCTGTTCTCTGTTGATGAT ATCTTGAGGTGGTGTGCCCAAATGTGTGCTGCCACACACCATATCCATGATAAACGGGTTTTGCACAGAGATCTGAAGTCCAAG AACATTTTCCTGACAGATAATGGGACAATCAAGCTCGGAGACTTTGGCTCGGCGTGTATTCTGAACAG CCCAAAGGCGTACGCTCAAACATATGTCGGGACGCCATATTATGTGGCTCCAGAAATCTGGGACAACAAGCCATACAACAATAAAAG TGATGTGTGGTCTCTGGGCTGCGTTCTGTACGAGCTCTGCACCCTGCGACACCCG TTCCAGGCATCCAGCTGGAAGAGCCTGATTCTTAAGGTGTGTCGGGGTGTGTACCCTGCCCTTCCTAATCACCTGCCCTACGAGCTGCAGTATCTGGTCAAGCAGATGTTTAAGACAAACCCAAAAGACAGGCCGTCCCTGCACAGCATCCTGACCTCTCATCGGGTTTCCAGGCTTCTGCGTAGACATCTACCCTCCCAG GCGCTGGAGATGCAGGAACAGGGGAGGCGTAAGGGTCGATGGAatagagaagagggagagaaggtggCTCATCTTCTGGGAGAGAAGAGTTTAATGAAATCATCAACAAATGAAG GCATGGAGTTACCTGAAGTTCACTGTGAGAGCAGAGAGCCGGTCCCTCGAAAGCAGTGGACTGCTGAGCCATCAGACACTGTACTGCAGGTGCTGGCCAATGCCAGCCTCATCTCATCGAACAGCATGGCATCAACCAACCAGACCCTCATCGGATCTACGCACGGAA GTGTGTCAGAGGAGCCAGAGGACAGTAGGCCGAGGAGACGATGGGACAGAGGTCCTCCTGAGAGGCTTCTGAGTCTGTTGGAGAAGGCCCGGCTGAACAGAGCCTTCAGCACCTTTATAATACACACAGGAG gCGAGGACCCTCTGGTGGGACCCCTCTCCCAGCCGCGGGGTGATGACACTGACGGCCCTGAGCCTGAAGTGACCGTAGATGAGGAGCGTATGCAGCCTCGCTCTGATGATGAGGACAC agACTTTGAGGAAGAATCTCCATGTGACTGGATGGATGAAGTTGAGAAAATGTTATCGGACCACTAA